Below is a genomic region from Burkholderia pyrrocinia.
CGAACACCGTCTGCGAATCGCGCTGGACGTTGAGGTCGTAGCCGAGCTTGTAGCTCTGGATACCGATCGGCACGTCGATCACGATCGCCTTGACCGATTCCTTGTTCGCCTCTTTCAGCGCCCGCACGCGACGGCCGCCGTCGCTGACGAAATACGTGCCCGGATTGTCGTAATCCGGAATCACGTGGATCGCCTGCTGCTGCCCCTGCTTCGCGAGGTTGACCGCGAGTTCGGCAATCGACGACTTCAGATAGAAGTGTCGCGGGTTGAACGGGCTATGCTTGATCGCCTTCAGCGACAACTCGATCACCTGCCCCGGTGCATAGCGGTTCTCGAGACGCCACGCGCGATATTGCGTCGATTCGTCGATCGACGGATCGAGCGTGAGCTCCGGCGCGGGTGGCGGCGCGATGTCTTTCTTCGCGGATTTGGTCGGTACGGCGGCGGGCGTCTCGGACTTGACGATGCCGTCAATCGCATTGAGCCGGTCGAGTGCCGTGCGCTTCTCGCTCGTCGTGATATCCGGGCGCGCTTGGAATCCTTTTGCAAATTGGGAAGGTTTCATGTGACTCCTTTGTGCGCATAAAGTCAGGGCAGCATGGCGACGATTTCGTCGGCACATGCGCGAATTTCGGCGGCGGCGAGCTTGCCGCCACGATCGTTCATCTGCAGCACGGTCTGACCGAGCGCCATCGCCTGCTTGTACGCTTCCCGGGTCGGGATCTGCGTCTTCAGCAGCGGGAAGCCGAGCTCTTCGAGCGCGCGCTTGAGCTCGCGGGTCAGCATGCGCTTCTCTTCGGTCTTGTTCAGCAGGAATACCGCGCGAAGGTCTTCGTTCATGACCTGCGCCTGCTGGATCAGCTTGACCAGCCCGACGCTCGACCAGTAATCGGCCGGCGACGACGAAGTCGGGATCACGGCAATCGATGCGGCCAGCAGGACAACGCCGGATACCTTCTCGGTGATCGACGGCGGGCAGTCGACGACGATGATGTCGTAGTCGTTGATGAACTTCTTGATCTCGCGATGGATCTGGCCGTCGGCTTCGGCGAGGTTGACGACCGGAAACGGGATGCCGGTGTCGCTGTCGCCGGATGCGCTCGACCAGTGAACCAGGGTGTTTTGACGGTCTGCGTCGATGACGAGGATGCGCTTCCCTTTTTCATGGAACGCGGCGCCGAGGTGCATGGCAATCGTGCTTTTGCCGACGCCACCTTTTTGTTGAGTGACTGCAATGATTTCCGCGGCCAATTTTCACTCCTATTTTGGTCGTTGGAATTCTACAGGACGATATTTATATTTCAATGAAATTGTCGTTCGACAACTACGCGTTAGCCATTCGGGCTATCGGTTTATGCGCATAAACGGACCTGCGGCGATCGGTGGCGTGATCGGATGGTGTGGGTGATGTCTGCGGACGTTGACGAGCCACACGATGGTTGTGTCATCACGACGCGCGTCGTCGGCACGTGCAGCGGGTTCTGGCGAGATCGAAGTGCGCTGCCCTTTCGCGTGATGGTGGTGGGTGGTCGGGCCGCGAGCGGGCGAGTTTGTGCGCATAAACTCTGCGGCGACCGGGGAGGTCAACCGTGCGGCAGGACAACGGGGCATTCCCGAGCGCGGGTGTGGTCTTGTCCGCCTTGGTCAGATACGCAGCTCGGGAGGTGCGCCATTGAGCCTATGTGCATCGGCATCACGCGATGTCGAGCCGCTACGTTTATGCGCATAAACCGCGGTCGATGAACGGCGCGTGCGGAGCGATCTCGTGCCGACCCTGCATCAATGTCGGCAAACCGGGATGCGCTGACACGGCAGCACATCGATGCGACGATCGCATCGGTGCCGTGACTGTCGATGCTCGTCGGCGCGATGAACCCCGGTACCCTGTCGAGCGATCACGGGCTTTATGCGCATAAACCAGTCGATGTACCACGCGATCGCCTGCGCTCTTTGCCACCCGAAACACACATCACGATGCGCAGGCTTGCGAATCCTTATCCTTGCCGCGAGATAGCGGGCCGCACGACTTTATGCGCATAAACACATCGGTCCTTTGAAGCACATCCCGGATGCATCGCTTCGCCCGAGGCCCGTGTCGCTGGCGGCACCTTCCCGCCAACCAGCTTCTCCAAAGCACCGAATCCGCACACCGCTACCCCACTGCCGCCCGCGCAAAAACCCCCGATGCAGACTGGCTACAATACAGCCCTCTCCCATCCAGGCCCGAATGATGATCACGATCTACCACAACCCCCGATGCTCGAAGTCGCGCGAGACGCTTGCGTTGGTCGAGACGCTGAACACGACCGGCACGCCGGTGAACGTCGTCGAGTACTTGAAGACGCCGCCGACGGTCGAGGAACTGGAAGCGCTGCATCGGCAGCTCGGCCGCCCGGTTCGCGACATGCTGCGCGACGGCGAGGAGCCGTACAAGACGCTGAATCTGGCCCGTGCGGATCTGACCGATGCGCAAGCCTATGAAGCGATTGCGGCTCATCCGGTTTTGCTGCAGCGTCCGATCGTCGTCTATCGCGGGAAGGCGGCCATCGGTCGGCCGCCCGAAGCGGTGCAAGCGCTGTTCGAATAATTCTTGGCCGGCGTATTTTTCTTATTGCATCAGCCAGGCGATCGCACCCGCAGTCGAAGCCGGTGCGATTGTCGGGCAGCGCACCACCGGCCGCCCGGACGATAGCGGCAACTCCGGCCGCGTCTAGCCTGCCCCGGGCGACGTGTCGTCATCGCCCGGTTCCCGCCCCGCCGCCGCTTTCGCGGCCGTTCGCAGCAGCGCGATCTGCCCGCGATAGGCTCTGCAGCCACTGCAGGTCGGCAGGTGCACGCGCACCTGCAGGCGTTCATGCAAGGTCAGATGCCGGTCGAGCGCATCCGACAGCAGTCGCGTCACGTCAGTACATTTCCCCGGCAGCATCTTCGGTCGTCAGTCCTTTTTCGCTCAGGCAGGTTCGCAGGCGCGTGCGCGCCCGATACAGCAGCACGCTGCAATGATTCGTCGTCAGCGTCAATTCGCTGCAGATATCCATGATCTCGACATCGAGGAATTCGCGCATCATGAACACGCGCCCGATCTGCTCCGGAAGGTGATCGAGGCAGGCCTGGAACAGCGTCCAGAACTGCTGTTGCTGCAACAGCGTTTCGGGGCGCGGCCACGGCCGCGGCTTCGCATGCGGAGCCCAGTGCCCGTTTTCCTTGAACAGCTCGCGATCGAGCACGGATTCGCCGTCGAGCTCGGCGTCGAGCGCGGACAGGCTCACCGTCCGCTGCCGCGCACGCAGCACGTCGATCAGCTTGTTGCGCAGAATGCCGAACACCCAGGTCTTGTGGGCCGACAGCCCCGCGAAATCGCCTGCGTGCGACCACGCGGCGGTCAGCGCTTCCTGCACGGCGTCTTCAGCCGCGTCGGCATCGCGGAGCTGGAGTCGCGCGAAGCGCAGCAGGTCGCGCCGCAGTTGCGCGAGATAAACGGGGTCGTCGTACGCGGACGGCATGTCTGGGTAGCAGTGTCTCGAGGCGATCGCGCTGGCGCCACCGGGCGGGCGCATCGCGGTGCGAGCAGCTTACTGGGCGCCGTGCCGGCCTGCAACGTATGTTCCGTCACGAATTCACGAAACCGGCCGGCGCGCTGCGCTATGCTTGCCGAAACCCGTATCGCGCGTCGACGGCGTCGCGCGGCGGGTGGTTTGTAACATCAGAACATAACGGCCGAGTTATCCACAATTTCTGTGGAAAACCTTGTGGAAAGTCGGCCTGACGGCCCCGTGGGGCGGTTCACGGGCTGGCTTGCCTATAAACAGAACTTTGTCGCCTGTTCGGAAGCAATCGATCCGATTCCTCACTCACCGGAAGGAGAATGCCATGTCCTATCGTATTGCGGTCGTCGTCGGCAGCCTGCGCCGCGCTTCGTCGAACCGCGCGCTCGCGCACGCCGTGATTTCGCTCGCCCCCGCCGATTTTTCGTTCGAGTTCGTCGAGATCGGCGAACTGCCGCTGTACAGCCAGGACTACGACGCGGATTTCCCGGACGTCGCGAAGCGCTTCAAGCAGTCGATCGAAGCCGCCGACGCACTGCTGTTCGTCACGCCCGAGTACAACCGGTCGATGCCGGGCGTGCTGAAGAATGCGCTCGACTGGGGTTCGCGCCCGTGGGGTGCCAACTCGTGGTCGGGCAAGCCGGGCGCGGTGCTCGGCACGTCGCCGGGCGCGACCGGCACGGCGCTCGCCCAGCAGCACCTGCGCAACGTGCTGGCGTACCTCGACGTGAAGACGCTCGGACAGCCCGAGATGTTCATCAAGCACGACCCGGCACGCATCGACGAGCAGGGGCAGATCGTCAGCGAGGACACCCGCAAGTTCCTGCAGGGCTTCGTCGATCGCTACGCGGGCTGGGTGCGCCTGCTGAAGGCGGCCTGACGACTTCGGCCCGATCGCCGCGGCTGTTCATGCCGCCGACGCCGGCGCCGGCCCGCACACCGCGGGTCACGCGCCGGCGTGTCGCGCGTCGCGCGCTTCGCGGATGCCCAGCAGGATCTCGTCGAGCAGTGCGATGTCGAACGGCTTCGACAGCACGCGGACGTTGACGGTGCGCGTGCGGTCGAGCTCCTCCGCGTAACCCGTGACGAGAATCACGGGCAGCTTCCCCGGCCGCTTCTCGACCGCTTCGGCGAGGTCGATGCCGTTCAGGCGGCCCGGCATGTGGATATCCGAAATCACGAGGTCGAACGCGTCGTTCGCGGCCGCGCCTTCGATCAGGCGCAACGCGTCGTCGGCGGTGGGCGCATAGGTCACGCGGTGCCCGAGCAGCGACAGCAGCGCTTCGGTGCCGGCCGCGACCTCGCCGTTGTCCTCGACGAGCAGCACGTGCAGCCCGGCGAGCGCGCTCGTGTCGTGCACGACGGCCGGCGGCCGCGCGACGACGTCCTCGGCACGCGCGCGCGGCAGGTAGAGGCGCACCGACGTGCCGGCGCCGACCGCGCTGTCGATCGTCGCGAGGCCGCCCGAGCGTTCGCAGAACGCGAACACCTGCGGCAGGCCGAGCCCCGTCCCCATTCCCTGCGCCTTCGTCGTGAACAGCGGTTCGAACGCGCGCGCGAGCACGTCGGGCGCCATGCCCGAGCCGGTGTCGTCGAGCGAGATCTGCACGAAATCGCCGGTCAGCGGAAAGCCGTCCTCGCGGCGCAGCGTCACGTTGCGCGCGCCGACCGTGAAGCGGCCGCCGACCGCCATCGCGTCGCGCGCGTTGACCGCGAGGTTGATCACCGCGAGCTCGAGCTCCGCGACGTCGACGCGGATCGGCCAGACGCCGGGCTCGATCGCGACGACCAGCGACGATTTCGAACCGAGCGACGTCTTCAGCAGTTCGCGGCACGTGCCGACCCATTGCCCGACGTCGATCGTCTCGCTGTGCAGCGGCTGCTTGCGCGCGACGCCGAGGAGCTGGCGCGTGAGCGACTGCCCGTTCTTCAGCGCGCGCTCGATCGCGCCGAGTTCCTTGTCGAGATGCTGGACGCCGCGCCGCCGCGCGATCTGCACGTTGCTCGAGATGATCATCAGCAGGTTGTTGAAGTCGTGCGCGACGCTGCCGACGAGGTTGCCGAGCGCCTGCATCTTGCGCGACTGCCGGTACGCCGATTCGATCGAGCGCCGCATCGACGCTTCGGCCTGCCAGCGGTCCCACGCCTCCTCTTCCGCCTTCAGCCGCTTGAGCGACAGCCAGATCACGGACCACAGCGCGATCGACGGCGCGAACATCGAGATGAACAGCACGCTCAGGTGTTCGTACCATTCATGCCAGATCGCCGACGTGCGATACGCACACGACACGTAGACGGGATAGCTGCCGACCTGGCGGTACGCGACGATCTCGCTGCTCGCGCCGTCGTGGCGCACGCGCACGACGCCCGCACGCGGATCGTTGCGCCCATCGCCGAACGTGGCTGCGCGATCGGTGTGCGCGAGCGACGGCGGCGGCGGATACGACGCGATCACCGCGCCGTCCGAGCGCGCGAGCGCCATCGTCATCGGCGTGCTCGCGCCGCCGAGCAGGTCGCGGTAGAACGCGTTGAAATACGACGACTTCAGCGCGATCGACACCATCCCGGCGAACGAACCGTCGCTATGGCGCCGCGCGACGCCCGTGTTGAACACCGGAATGTTCTCGAGCTTGAGCGGCCCCATCATCAGCCGCGAGATGTGTTCG
It encodes:
- a CDS encoding RNA polymerase factor sigma-70, coding for MPSAYDDPVYLAQLRRDLLRFARLQLRDADAAEDAVQEALTAAWSHAGDFAGLSAHKTWVFGILRNKLIDVLRARQRTVSLSALDAELDGESVLDRELFKENGHWAPHAKPRPWPRPETLLQQQQFWTLFQACLDHLPEQIGRVFMMREFLDVEIMDICSELTLTTNHCSVLLYRARTRLRTCLSEKGLTTEDAAGEMY
- a CDS encoding ParB/RepB/Spo0J family partition protein; protein product: MKPSQFAKGFQARPDITTSEKRTALDRLNAIDGIVKSETPAAVPTKSAKKDIAPPPAPELTLDPSIDESTQYRAWRLENRYAPGQVIELSLKAIKHSPFNPRHFYLKSSIAELAVNLAKQGQQQAIHVIPDYDNPGTYFVSDGGRRVRALKEANKESVKAIVIDVPIGIQSYKLGYDLNVQRDSQTVFDNAVVWRRFLDDKHFQSQKELSEHLGLDESTVAVALSIGKLPEAIMQEMVARPDRFGSNMAYQVGRYHNARGTEATLRLINKIVSDDLSTRQVSDIVKGRVAAQETPKAAGRQRYAQRLEIKLGGKSVGDLKSYGEDRIELRLRGLPKDKRDAILEQLERMLLSE
- the arsC gene encoding arsenate reductase (glutaredoxin) (This arsenate reductase requires both glutathione and glutaredoxin to convert arsenate to arsenite, after which the efflux transporter formed by ArsA and ArsB can extrude the arsenite from the cell, providing resistance.) translates to MITIYHNPRCSKSRETLALVETLNTTGTPVNVVEYLKTPPTVEELEALHRQLGRPVRDMLRDGEEPYKTLNLARADLTDAQAYEAIAAHPVLLQRPIVVYRGKAAIGRPPEAVQALFE
- the parA gene encoding ParA family partition ATPase, with the protein product MAAEIIAVTQQKGGVGKSTIAMHLGAAFHEKGKRILVIDADRQNTLVHWSSASGDSDTGIPFPVVNLAEADGQIHREIKKFINDYDIIVVDCPPSITEKVSGVVLLAASIAVIPTSSSPADYWSSVGLVKLIQQAQVMNEDLRAVFLLNKTEEKRMLTRELKRALEELGFPLLKTQIPTREAYKQAMALGQTVLQMNDRGGKLAAAEIRACADEIVAMLP
- a CDS encoding NADPH-dependent FMN reductase, with translation MSYRIAVVVGSLRRASSNRALAHAVISLAPADFSFEFVEIGELPLYSQDYDADFPDVAKRFKQSIEAADALLFVTPEYNRSMPGVLKNALDWGSRPWGANSWSGKPGAVLGTSPGATGTALAQQHLRNVLAYLDVKTLGQPEMFIKHDPARIDEQGQIVSEDTRKFLQGFVDRYAGWVRLLKAA
- a CDS encoding hybrid sensor histidine kinase/response regulator translates to MTSDRPADSHDPASTPADDWQDDGNYAAGAPEHDFAVRRVTLIVLLVAAIVLPCIYVMVMAYNDLKAREAAASDVTMRTVRVAEEHALKVFDLSETLDARIVDLVQDMDDATVRNRESDIHEALNTIGGGYPQVAAVSIFGASGMLLANSLYYPAPYASIANRDDFAGIRDGKVIEHISRLMMGPLKLENIPVFNTGVARRHSDGSFAGMVSIALKSSYFNAFYRDLLGGASTPMTMALARSDGAVIASYPPPPSLAHTDRAATFGDGRNDPRAGVVRVRHDGASSEIVAYRQVGSYPVYVSCAYRTSAIWHEWYEHLSVLFISMFAPSIALWSVIWLSLKRLKAEEEAWDRWQAEASMRRSIESAYRQSRKMQALGNLVGSVAHDFNNLLMIISSNVQIARRRGVQHLDKELGAIERALKNGQSLTRQLLGVARKQPLHSETIDVGQWVGTCRELLKTSLGSKSSLVVAIEPGVWPIRVDVAELELAVINLAVNARDAMAVGGRFTVGARNVTLRREDGFPLTGDFVQISLDDTGSGMAPDVLARAFEPLFTTKAQGMGTGLGLPQVFAFCERSGGLATIDSAVGAGTSVRLYLPRARAEDVVARPPAVVHDTSALAGLHVLLVEDNGEVAAGTEALLSLLGHRVTYAPTADDALRLIEGAAANDAFDLVISDIHMPGRLNGIDLAEAVEKRPGKLPVILVTGYAEELDRTRTVNVRVLSKPFDIALLDEILLGIREARDARHAGA
- a CDS encoding zf-HC2 domain-containing protein, with product MLPGKCTDVTRLLSDALDRHLTLHERLQVRVHLPTCSGCRAYRGQIALLRTAAKAAAGREPGDDDTSPGAG